In the Variovorax sp. S12S4 genome, one interval contains:
- a CDS encoding exodeoxyribonuclease VII small subunit, which produces MPKVPSSAASSPAPTSDTGPLPASYEAGLQELEQLVAELESGQLPLDQLLGSYQRGAALLAFCREKLQAVEDQIKVLDAGSLKPWTAE; this is translated from the coding sequence ATGCCCAAGGTCCCTTCTTCCGCCGCCTCCAGCCCGGCGCCCACGTCCGACACCGGGCCGCTGCCGGCCAGCTACGAAGCCGGGCTCCAGGAGTTGGAACAATTGGTTGCAGAGCTCGAGTCGGGCCAACTGCCGCTCGACCAGTTGCTTGGCAGCTACCAGCGCGGTGCCGCGCTGCTCGCTTTTTGCCGCGAGAAGCTTCAGGCTGTCGAAGACCAGATCAAGGTGCTGGACGCGGGCAGCCTCAAGCCCTGGACGGCCGAATGA
- a CDS encoding polyprenyl synthetase family protein, translating into MSAAVADWDAAQLAGWSEPHLARVEVALSRWVGVDAPVLLGDAMRYAVLDGGKRLRPLLVLAASEAVGGNAAAALRAACATELIHAYSLVHDDLPCMDNDVLRRGKPTVHVKFGEADALLAGDALQALAFELLTPEGDEIPAATQATLCRLLARAAGSQGMAGGQAIDLASVGLALNEAQLREMHRLKTGALLQGSVEMGAACAANVAPTALASLRDYGAAIGLAFQVVDDILDVTADSQTLGKTAGKDAAADKPTYVSLWGLDGARAQAKQLLTESLAALERSGLADTAALRALAHMVVDRDR; encoded by the coding sequence ATGAGCGCCGCTGTGGCCGATTGGGACGCCGCCCAGCTGGCAGGCTGGAGCGAGCCGCATCTGGCGCGTGTAGAAGTCGCGCTGTCGCGCTGGGTCGGCGTCGATGCACCGGTGCTGCTCGGCGATGCGATGCGCTATGCCGTGCTCGACGGCGGCAAGCGGCTGCGGCCTTTGCTGGTGCTGGCCGCGAGCGAAGCGGTGGGCGGCAATGCGGCCGCGGCGCTGCGCGCGGCCTGCGCAACCGAACTCATCCATGCCTATTCACTTGTGCACGACGACCTGCCCTGCATGGACAACGACGTGCTGCGCCGGGGCAAGCCCACCGTGCATGTGAAGTTCGGCGAGGCCGATGCGCTCCTGGCCGGCGATGCCTTGCAGGCCTTGGCCTTCGAACTGCTGACGCCCGAAGGCGACGAGATTCCCGCAGCCACACAGGCCACGCTGTGCCGCCTGTTGGCACGTGCCGCGGGCAGCCAGGGCATGGCCGGCGGACAGGCCATCGACCTTGCCAGCGTGGGCCTGGCGCTGAACGAAGCGCAGTTGCGCGAAATGCACCGCCTGAAGACCGGCGCGCTGCTGCAGGGCAGCGTCGAGATGGGTGCCGCCTGCGCTGCCAACGTGGCGCCCACCGCGCTGGCCTCGCTGCGCGACTACGGCGCCGCCATTGGCCTGGCGTTCCAGGTGGTCGACGACATCCTCGACGTGACCGCCGATTCGCAAACCCTTGGCAAGACGGCCGGCAAGGACGCGGCCGCGGACAAGCCCACTTATGTCTCGCTGTGGGGCCTCGACGGCGCGCGTGCGCAGGCAAAACAGCTGCTCACCGAATCGCTCGCGGCACTCGAGCGCAGCGGCCTCGCCGATACCGCGGCACTGCGCGCGCTGGCCCACATGGTCGTCGACCGCGACCGATGA
- the dxs gene encoding 1-deoxy-D-xylulose-5-phosphate synthase: MAPLLPTLHDPSPIRQFDRAQLKQLSDEVRACVLDNVSRTGGHLSSNLGTVELTVALHHVFNTPHDRLVWDVGHQTYPHKILTGRRERMPTLRQIGGISGFPQRSESEYDTFGTAHSSTSISAALGMAMAAKQKGEDRHAVAIIGDGALTAGMAFEALNNAGVCDCKLLVILNDNDMSISPPVGALNRYLAQLMSGNFYAAAKNVGKSVLRAAPPLFELAKRFEQHAKGMVVPATLFEQFGFNYVGPIDGHDIDSLVPTLENLKHLDGPQFLHVVTKKGQGYKLAEADPVAYHGPGKFDPQVGLVKPAAVAKQTFTQVFGQWLCDMAAHDGRLVGITPAMREGSGLVEFEQRFPDRYYDVGIAEQHAVTFAAGLACEGLKPVVAIYSTFLQRAYDQLIHDVAIQNLPVVFALDRAGLVGADGATHAGAYDIPFLRCIPNMSIACPADERECRQLLSSAYEQNHPVAVRYPRGAGAGVTPHLALDALPFGKGEVRREGKRIAILAFGTLLYPALTAAESLDATVVNMRWAKPLDVELLLQVAGTHDAIVTLEEGAVMGGAGSAVLEALQAANVQKPVLQLGLPDRFIEHGDPAKLLASIGLDATGIEASIARRFGSVAG, from the coding sequence ATGGCCCCGCTGCTTCCCACGCTCCACGATCCCTCGCCCATCCGCCAGTTCGACCGGGCCCAGCTCAAGCAGCTGTCCGACGAAGTGCGCGCCTGCGTGCTCGACAACGTCTCGCGCACCGGCGGGCACCTGAGTTCCAACCTTGGAACGGTAGAGCTCACGGTCGCGCTGCACCATGTGTTCAACACGCCGCACGACCGCCTGGTGTGGGACGTGGGCCACCAGACCTATCCGCACAAGATTCTCACCGGCCGGCGCGAGCGCATGCCCACGCTGCGGCAGATCGGCGGCATCTCGGGCTTTCCGCAGCGCAGCGAGAGCGAATACGACACCTTCGGCACCGCGCATTCGTCCACCAGCATCTCGGCCGCGCTGGGCATGGCCATGGCCGCCAAGCAAAAGGGCGAAGACCGCCATGCCGTGGCCATCATCGGCGACGGCGCGCTCACAGCGGGCATGGCCTTCGAGGCGCTCAACAACGCCGGCGTGTGCGACTGCAAGCTGCTGGTGATCCTGAACGACAACGACATGTCGATCAGCCCGCCAGTGGGCGCGCTCAACCGCTACCTTGCGCAGCTGATGAGCGGCAACTTCTACGCCGCCGCCAAGAACGTGGGCAAGAGCGTGCTGCGCGCCGCGCCGCCGCTGTTCGAGTTGGCCAAGCGCTTCGAGCAGCATGCCAAGGGCATGGTGGTTCCGGCCACGCTGTTCGAGCAGTTCGGCTTCAACTACGTGGGCCCCATCGACGGGCACGACATCGATTCGCTGGTGCCCACGCTCGAGAACCTCAAGCACCTGGACGGCCCGCAGTTCCTGCACGTGGTCACCAAGAAGGGGCAGGGCTACAAGCTGGCCGAGGCCGATCCGGTGGCCTATCACGGTCCCGGCAAGTTCGATCCGCAGGTGGGGCTGGTCAAGCCCGCGGCGGTGGCCAAGCAGACCTTCACGCAGGTCTTCGGCCAATGGCTGTGCGACATGGCGGCGCATGACGGCCGCCTGGTGGGCATTACGCCGGCCATGCGCGAAGGCTCGGGGCTGGTCGAGTTCGAGCAGCGCTTTCCCGATCGCTATTACGACGTCGGCATTGCCGAGCAGCATGCCGTGACCTTCGCGGCCGGCCTTGCATGCGAAGGCCTGAAGCCGGTGGTTGCCATCTATTCGACCTTTCTGCAGCGCGCCTACGACCAGCTGATTCACGACGTTGCCATCCAGAACCTGCCCGTGGTGTTTGCGCTCGACCGCGCGGGCCTGGTGGGTGCCGACGGCGCCACGCATGCGGGCGCCTACGACATTCCGTTCCTGCGCTGCATTCCCAACATGAGCATTGCGTGCCCGGCCGACGAGCGCGAATGCCGCCAGCTGCTGTCGAGCGCCTACGAACAGAACCATCCGGTGGCCGTGCGCTATCCGCGCGGGGCCGGTGCCGGCGTTACGCCGCACCTGGCGCTCGATGCATTGCCGTTCGGCAAGGGCGAAGTGCGCCGCGAAGGCAAGCGCATTGCGATCCTCGCGTTCGGCACCTTGCTGTACCCCGCGCTCACGGCAGCCGAATCGCTCGACGCCACGGTGGTCAACATGCGCTGGGCCAAGCCGCTCGACGTCGAGCTGCTGCTGCAGGTGGCGGGCACGCACGACGCCATCGTCACGCTCGAAGAAGGCGCGGTGATGGGCGGCGCGGGCAGTGCGGTGCTCGAGGCGTTGCAGGCGGCCAACGTTCAGAAGCCGGTGCTGCAGCTGGGCCTGCCCGACCGCTTCATCGAGCATGGCGATCCGGCCAAGCTGCTCGCGTCCATCGGCCTCGACGCGACGGGCATCGAAGCCTCCATCGCTCGGCGCTTCGGCTCCGTCGCAGGGTAA
- a CDS encoding TRAP transporter substrate-binding protein, with protein sequence MDRRSLIKNVGIAGVLAAGIAPAVHAQAAVRWRLASSFPKSLDTIYGGAEVFAKAVKAMSGGKFEISVHAGGELMPPFGVVDGVQNGSVEMCHTVPYYFYGKNPAFALGSAIPFGLNSRQMNAWMMHGNGRKLMNEFYAKYNMLSLAGGNTGCQMGGWYRKEIKSPADFKGMKMRLGGGLIGDVMTKLGAVPQSIPGGEIYQSLEKGTLDAAEWVGPYDDQKLGFNKVAPFYYYPGWWEGGPEVDFFINQKAFDGLSAENKAIVEAAAAVASSDMLAKYDALNPTALKQLVASKTKVLPFSQAVLDASFKASMEVFAENDAKSPEWKKIYADLRTFQRDQVLWFRFAESAFDNFMSKQKL encoded by the coding sequence ATGGATCGTCGTTCCCTCATTAAAAACGTCGGCATTGCCGGCGTTCTGGCCGCCGGCATTGCGCCCGCAGTTCATGCGCAGGCCGCCGTCCGCTGGCGCCTGGCCTCCAGCTTTCCCAAGTCGCTGGACACCATCTACGGCGGCGCGGAAGTGTTTGCCAAGGCGGTCAAGGCCATGTCGGGCGGCAAGTTCGAGATCTCGGTTCACGCCGGCGGCGAGCTGATGCCTCCCTTCGGCGTAGTGGACGGCGTGCAAAACGGTTCGGTCGAGATGTGCCACACCGTGCCTTACTACTTCTACGGCAAGAACCCCGCATTCGCACTGGGCTCGGCCATTCCGTTCGGCCTGAACTCGCGCCAGATGAACGCGTGGATGATGCACGGCAACGGCCGCAAGCTCATGAACGAGTTCTACGCCAAGTACAACATGCTGAGCCTTGCCGGCGGCAACACGGGCTGCCAGATGGGCGGCTGGTACCGCAAGGAAATCAAGTCGCCGGCCGACTTCAAGGGCATGAAGATGCGCCTGGGCGGCGGCCTCATCGGTGACGTGATGACCAAGCTCGGCGCGGTGCCGCAAAGCATTCCCGGCGGCGAGATCTACCAGTCGCTCGAAAAGGGCACGCTGGATGCGGCCGAATGGGTCGGTCCTTACGACGACCAGAAGCTCGGCTTCAACAAGGTTGCGCCGTTCTACTACTACCCCGGCTGGTGGGAAGGCGGTCCTGAAGTGGACTTCTTCATCAACCAGAAGGCGTTCGACGGCCTCTCGGCAGAGAACAAGGCCATCGTGGAAGCCGCCGCGGCCGTCGCTTCGTCCGACATGCTCGCCAAGTACGACGCGCTGAACCCCACCGCGCTGAAGCAACTGGTGGCCTCCAAGACCAAGGTGCTGCCGTTCTCGCAGGCCGTGCTCGACGCGTCCTTCAAGGCTTCGATGGAAGTGTTCGCAGAGAACGACGCCAAGAGCCCCGAGTGGAAGAAGATCTACGCCGACCTGCGCACGTTCCAGCGCGACCAGGTGCTGTGGTTCCGCTTCGCCGAATCGGCTTTCGACAACTTCATGTCTAAGCAGAAGCTCTGA
- a CDS encoding TRAP transporter large permease yields the protein MEFIIQNYAPLMFAGLICFLLVGFPVAFSLGACGLFFGFVGIELGLLPEALLQAMPLRLFGIMQNDTLLAIPFFTLMGLILERSGMAEDLLETIGQLFGPIRGGLALAVVFVGALLAATTGVVAASVISMGLISLPIMMRYGYDRRLATGVIAASGTLAQIIPPSLVLIILADQLGRSVGDMYKGAFLPGFLLMGMYALYVILLAVFKPAWVPALPPEARTMREDNGKSGGPSLLVLTAVCVVASVWFARHIADIHTWWKGEEVTRVATDETIVVSMCAGVLLALVIAVINRVTRLGLLSRMAERVTFVLIPPLLLIFLVLGTIFLGVATPTEGGAMGAIGALIMAMVRGRMSMSLLKQALNTTTKLSCFVVFILIGATIFGLVFQGVDGPRWVEHLLAKVPGGQLGFLIVVNVMVFFLAFFLDFFELSFIVVPLLAPVADKLGIDLIWFGVLLAVNMQTSFMHPPFGFALFYLRSVAPTKAYKDRVTGQMIEPVTTMQIYWGAVPFLLIQLTMVGLIIAFPGIVSSGLDEKEVYDLDKVMREMEANMPGSAPEIPAPKCRRPTRAPRLHRSPEPPRPRAVQRLPRPRTIR from the coding sequence ATGGAATTCATCATTCAGAACTACGCCCCGCTGATGTTCGCGGGCCTGATCTGCTTTCTGCTGGTCGGTTTCCCCGTTGCATTCAGCCTGGGCGCCTGCGGGCTGTTCTTCGGCTTCGTCGGCATCGAACTCGGGCTGTTGCCCGAAGCGCTGCTGCAGGCCATGCCGCTGCGGCTCTTCGGCATCATGCAGAACGACACGCTGCTGGCCATTCCGTTCTTCACGCTCATGGGGCTGATCCTCGAGCGCAGCGGCATGGCCGAAGACCTGCTCGAGACCATCGGCCAGCTGTTCGGCCCGATTCGCGGCGGCCTGGCGCTGGCCGTGGTGTTCGTGGGCGCGCTGCTCGCGGCAACCACCGGCGTGGTGGCTGCATCGGTGATCTCGATGGGCCTGATCTCGCTGCCGATCATGATGCGCTACGGCTACGACCGGCGCCTGGCGACGGGCGTGATCGCGGCCTCGGGCACGCTGGCGCAGATCATTCCGCCTTCGCTGGTGCTGATCATCCTGGCCGACCAGCTCGGCCGCAGCGTCGGCGACATGTACAAGGGCGCCTTCCTGCCCGGCTTCCTGCTGATGGGCATGTACGCGCTCTATGTCATCCTGCTCGCGGTGTTCAAGCCGGCATGGGTGCCGGCGCTGCCGCCGGAAGCACGCACGATGCGTGAAGACAACGGCAAGAGCGGCGGACCCTCGCTGCTGGTGCTCACCGCGGTCTGCGTGGTTGCGTCGGTGTGGTTCGCACGGCACATTGCCGACATCCACACGTGGTGGAAGGGCGAAGAAGTCACGCGCGTGGCCACCGACGAGACCATCGTCGTCTCCATGTGTGCCGGCGTGCTGCTGGCGCTGGTCATCGCGGTCATCAACCGCGTCACGCGCCTGGGCCTGCTCTCGCGCATGGCCGAGCGCGTGACCTTCGTGCTCATTCCGCCGCTGCTGCTGATCTTCCTGGTGCTCGGCACCATCTTCCTGGGCGTTGCAACGCCCACCGAAGGCGGCGCCATGGGTGCCATTGGCGCACTCATCATGGCCATGGTGCGCGGGCGCATGAGCATGTCGCTGCTCAAGCAGGCGCTCAACACCACCACCAAGCTGTCGTGCTTCGTGGTGTTCATCCTGATCGGCGCAACGATCTTCGGCCTGGTGTTCCAGGGCGTGGACGGACCGCGCTGGGTCGAGCACCTGCTGGCCAAGGTGCCGGGCGGCCAGCTGGGCTTCCTGATCGTGGTGAACGTCATGGTGTTCTTCCTGGCGTTCTTCCTCGACTTCTTCGAGTTGTCGTTCATCGTGGTGCCGCTCTTGGCCCCGGTGGCCGACAAGCTGGGCATCGACCTGATCTGGTTCGGCGTGCTGCTGGCGGTGAACATGCAGACCTCGTTCATGCATCCGCCGTTCGGCTTCGCGCTCTTCTACCTGCGCAGCGTGGCGCCGACCAAGGCCTACAAGGACCGCGTCACGGGCCAGATGATCGAGCCCGTCACCACGATGCAGATCTACTGGGGTGCCGTGCCGTTCCTGCTGATCCAGCTGACGATGGTGGGCCTGATCATTGCGTTCCCGGGCATCGTGTCGAGCGGGCTGGACGAAAAAGAGGTCTACGACCTCGACAAGGTCATGCGCGAGATGGAAGCCAATATGCCGGGCTCTGCGCCCGAGATTCCCGCCCCGAAGTGCCGGCGCCCGACGCGGGCACCGCGCCTGCACCGGAGTCCGGAGCCTCCGCGCCCGCGGGCGGTGCAGCGGCTCCCGCGGCCGAGGACGATCCGATGA
- a CDS encoding TRAP transporter small permease subunit translates to MNFLLRFSRAVDWLNGQIGKYVIWLILASTVISALNAVVRKAFNISSNAYLEVQWYLFAASFLIAAGYTLLNQEHVKVDVLAGKLSKRGQIWIDIIGFVFFLTPFCLAVLWYGIPFFMQGYRSGEMSNNAGGLIRWPIYAMIPLGFGLLMLQGWSELIKRIAFLQGRIEDPTAKRGEKTAEEELAESIRRLAEAQTKSS, encoded by the coding sequence ATGAATTTCCTGCTCAGATTTTCGCGCGCGGTCGATTGGCTGAACGGCCAGATCGGCAAGTACGTGATCTGGCTCATCCTTGCGTCCACGGTCATCAGCGCCCTGAACGCGGTAGTCCGCAAGGCCTTCAACATCAGTTCCAACGCATATCTCGAGGTTCAGTGGTACCTGTTCGCGGCATCGTTCCTGATTGCCGCGGGCTACACGCTGCTGAACCAGGAGCACGTGAAGGTCGACGTACTCGCCGGGAAGCTGTCCAAGCGCGGGCAGATCTGGATCGACATCATCGGCTTTGTCTTCTTTCTCACCCCGTTCTGCCTGGCCGTGCTCTGGTACGGCATTCCGTTCTTCATGCAGGGCTACCGCTCGGGCGAAATGTCGAACAACGCGGGCGGCCTGATCCGCTGGCCGATCTACGCAATGATTCCGCTCGGCTTCGGCTTGCTGATGCTGCAGGGGTGGTCCGAGCTGATCAAGCGCATTGCCTTCCTGCAGGGCCGCATCGAGGATCCGACGGCCAAGCGTGGCGAAAAAACGGCTGAAGAAGAGCTCGCCGAGTCGATCCGCCGGCTGGCCGAAGCCCAAACCAAATCCAGCTGA
- a CDS encoding SUMF1/EgtB/PvdO family nonheme iron enzyme, whose amino-acid sequence MPSSPPLLPTGLPHSIDSPDMRRAGRELLSLALMDARNHTLHLLSLYEEALGSPDLAVPRTDDAGVVPPVWLAGHIGWFAEWWIGRNTQRAFGADCPVRPTRLAAIDPHADSWWDPAQATRERIWSPSLPDLGQTKAYLLETLESTLELLEHAAETDPGLYFYRLALFHEDLRGEQFIVMAQTLGLSLGIEPLPVSVTREPLVLPSTQWELGLPDGGGFAFAQEQGAHRVDVPEFEIDAQPVTWNQYIEFVDEGGYDREELWHPEGWRWLSAQIDGRRGPRHVEQIGAARNGTGGSVLQHRFGATVRAAGHHGAVHLSWWEADAWARWAGRRIATEVEWEIAAHTAARRGFRWADVHEWTAGTLRPWPGFRADPWSGGGEFDPAAAFGQARVLRGASFATRARLRSPRRRGFALPGSDDGFFGFRTCSL is encoded by the coding sequence ATGCCATCGTCGCCGCCCCTGCTGCCCACGGGCCTGCCGCACTCCATCGATTCGCCCGACATGCGGCGAGCCGGACGCGAACTGCTGTCGCTGGCCCTCATGGACGCGCGCAACCACACGCTTCACCTGTTGTCGCTTTATGAAGAGGCGCTGGGTTCGCCCGATCTTGCGGTGCCACGCACCGACGACGCGGGCGTGGTGCCGCCGGTCTGGCTGGCCGGGCATATCGGCTGGTTTGCCGAATGGTGGATCGGCCGCAACACGCAGCGTGCCTTCGGCGCCGATTGCCCGGTGCGCCCGACCCGGCTGGCCGCCATCGATCCGCATGCCGACAGCTGGTGGGACCCCGCCCAGGCCACGCGGGAGCGGATCTGGTCGCCCAGCCTGCCGGACCTCGGCCAGACCAAGGCCTACCTGCTCGAAACGCTGGAAAGCACGCTCGAGCTGCTCGAGCATGCGGCCGAGACCGACCCGGGCCTGTACTTCTATCGCCTCGCGCTTTTCCATGAGGACCTGCGCGGCGAGCAGTTCATCGTGATGGCGCAGACGCTGGGGCTGTCGCTTGGCATCGAGCCGCTGCCGGTTTCGGTCACGCGCGAGCCGCTGGTGCTGCCTTCCACGCAATGGGAGCTCGGCCTGCCGGACGGCGGCGGATTCGCCTTTGCGCAGGAGCAGGGTGCGCACCGCGTCGACGTGCCCGAATTCGAGATCGATGCCCAGCCCGTGACCTGGAACCAGTACATCGAGTTCGTCGACGAAGGCGGCTACGACCGCGAGGAGCTCTGGCACCCCGAAGGCTGGCGCTGGCTTTCCGCGCAGATCGATGGGCGCCGCGGGCCGCGGCATGTCGAGCAGATCGGCGCCGCGCGCAACGGCACCGGCGGCTCGGTGCTTCAGCACCGTTTCGGTGCAACCGTGCGTGCGGCCGGCCACCACGGCGCCGTTCACCTGAGCTGGTGGGAGGCCGATGCCTGGGCGCGCTGGGCCGGCCGGCGCATCGCAACCGAGGTCGAATGGGAGATTGCGGCGCACACCGCCGCGCGGCGCGGCTTTCGTTGGGCCGACGTGCACGAATGGACGGCGGGTACGCTGCGGCCATGGCCCGGCTTCAGGGCCGACCCGTGGAGCGGAGGCGGAGAGTTCGACCCGGCCGCGGCGTTCGGCCAGGCCCGCGTGCTGCGCGGCGCGTCTTTCGCGACCCGAGCGCGCTTGCGCTCGCCACGCCGCCGCGGGTTCGCCTTGCCGGGCAGCGACGACGGTTTCTTCGGCTTCCGGACCTGCAGTCTGTGA
- a CDS encoding MFS transporter: protein MTDAVHSDIPARLDRLPWSRWHWRVVIALGVAWVLDGLEVTLVGSIGAVLERPDTLGLSAAQIGWSGSIYIAGAVIGALLFGRLTDRLGRKKLFLVTLVVYTLGTLATAFSPDFAFFVLCRFITGLGIGGEYAAINSAIDELIPARVRGRVNLAINGSFWIGAGLGAALSLVLLDARVIGPVWGWRAGFALGAVLAVAILLVRRNVPESPRWLMAHGRADEALRIVEAIEAEVRAQHGPLPEAQGRVAYVGNRRSPTMREVAHVLLRRYRERSVVAVALMVSQAFFYNAIFFTYALVLTRFYGVADDNVALYIFPFALGNVLGPLLLGPLFDSVGRRKMIALTYVLAGVGLALTGWAFMMGWLDARGQALCWSAVFFLASAAASSAYLTVSEVFPLEMRAMAIAIFYAIGMGAGGFVAPVLFGALIETGSRGAVMVGYLIGAALVIVAGLLALRYAADAERKPLEEVAPPLSSGDSGH from the coding sequence ATGACGGATGCTGTGCACAGCGACATTCCGGCCCGGCTCGACCGCCTCCCCTGGTCTCGCTGGCACTGGCGCGTGGTGATCGCGCTCGGCGTGGCCTGGGTGCTCGACGGCCTCGAAGTGACACTGGTCGGCTCCATAGGCGCCGTGCTCGAACGGCCCGACACACTGGGCCTCAGCGCCGCCCAGATCGGCTGGTCGGGTTCGATCTACATTGCCGGCGCGGTCATCGGCGCCCTGCTCTTCGGTCGGCTGACCGACCGGCTCGGGCGCAAGAAACTCTTTCTCGTCACGCTGGTGGTCTACACACTGGGCACGCTGGCCACCGCGTTCTCGCCGGATTTCGCTTTCTTCGTGCTTTGCCGCTTCATCACGGGCCTGGGCATCGGCGGCGAATACGCGGCCATCAACTCAGCTATCGACGAACTCATTCCGGCCCGCGTGCGCGGCCGCGTGAACCTTGCCATCAACGGCAGCTTCTGGATTGGCGCAGGGCTTGGAGCCGCGCTCAGCCTGGTGCTGCTCGATGCGCGCGTGATCGGGCCGGTATGGGGCTGGCGGGCCGGCTTTGCGCTGGGCGCGGTGCTGGCAGTGGCCATCTTGCTGGTACGGCGCAACGTGCCCGAAAGCCCGCGCTGGCTGATGGCGCACGGCCGCGCCGACGAGGCGCTGCGCATCGTCGAGGCCATCGAGGCTGAAGTGCGGGCGCAGCATGGGCCGCTGCCTGAAGCGCAGGGCCGCGTCGCCTACGTTGGCAATCGCCGAAGCCCGACAATGCGCGAAGTGGCGCACGTGCTGCTGCGCCGCTACCGCGAACGCAGCGTGGTCGCGGTAGCGCTCATGGTGTCGCAGGCCTTCTTCTACAACGCGATCTTCTTCACCTATGCGCTGGTGCTCACGCGCTTCTACGGCGTGGCCGATGACAACGTGGCGCTCTATATCTTTCCGTTCGCGCTCGGCAACGTGCTGGGGCCGCTGCTGCTGGGCCCGCTTTTCGACAGCGTGGGCCGGCGCAAGATGATTGCGCTGACCTATGTGCTGGCCGGCGTCGGGCTCGCGCTGACCGGTTGGGCCTTCATGATGGGCTGGCTCGACGCGCGCGGCCAGGCGCTGTGCTGGTCGGCGGTGTTCTTCCTGGCCTCGGCGGCGGCGAGCTCGGCCTATCTCACGGTCAGCGAAGTGTTCCCGCTCGAGATGCGCGCGATGGCCATCGCCATCTTCTACGCCATTGGCATGGGCGCGGGCGGCTTCGTGGCGCCGGTGCTGTTCGGCGCGCTGATCGAAACCGGGAGCCGGGGCGCCGTGATGGTGGGCTATCTCATCGGCGCCGCGCTGGTCATCGTGGCGGGCCTGCTGGCGCTGCGCTATGCGGCCGATGCGGAGCGCAAGCCGCTGGAGGAAGTGGCGCCGCCGCTGTCGTCAGGTGACAGCGGCCATTGA